From Salipiger profundus, a single genomic window includes:
- a CDS encoding sulfotransferase family protein yields MPAKTFILCPGASKSGTTWIRTYLGDAPGADMGPLGEMQVWDAATVPEKAHFLMPEPPAYRRAEFALHRRFGLKPRGKVLRWHLQQDTNRYVPYFAGLLDRPGTWLTGDVTPGYAALSVETLRRIDVGFAARDITVKIVFTLRDPIERAWSLLKMYRRKSKLADDLSDREAFLHFFAPGGTGTTDPDYHVTLARLDAVFPRDRQFVTLYEHLFTPRTISALSDYVGIPARPEAGGAPVNAAGDRSALPDGLAAEVFPSFARDYETVLARLPEAAALWPHAHML; encoded by the coding sequence ATGCCCGCCAAGACCTTCATACTCTGCCCCGGCGCCTCGAAATCCGGCACCACCTGGATCCGCACCTACCTCGGCGACGCGCCCGGCGCCGATATGGGCCCGCTCGGCGAGATGCAGGTCTGGGACGCGGCCACGGTGCCGGAGAAGGCGCATTTCCTGATGCCCGAGCCGCCGGCCTACCGGCGGGCCGAGTTTGCCCTGCACCGCCGCTTCGGGCTGAAGCCGCGCGGAAAGGTGCTGCGCTGGCACCTGCAACAGGACACGAACCGCTACGTGCCCTATTTCGCCGGGCTGCTCGACCGCCCCGGCACCTGGCTGACCGGCGACGTGACCCCCGGCTACGCGGCGCTTTCCGTCGAGACCTTGCGCCGGATCGACGTGGGCTTTGCCGCCCGCGACATCACGGTGAAGATCGTCTTCACCCTGCGCGACCCCATCGAGCGAGCATGGTCGCTGCTGAAGATGTATCGCCGCAAGAGCAAGCTTGCCGACGACCTGTCCGACCGCGAGGCCTTCCTGCATTTCTTCGCCCCCGGCGGCACCGGCACCACCGATCCCGACTACCACGTGACACTCGCGCGGCTCGACGCGGTGTTCCCGCGCGATCGGCAATTCGTTACCCTCTACGAGCATCTCTTCACGCCCCGAACCATCTCGGCGCTGTCCGACTATGTCGGCATCCCCGCGCGGCCCGAAGCGGGCGGCGCGCCGGTCAACGCGGCGGGCGATCGCAGCGCGCTGCCCGACGGGCTCGCCGCCGAGGTCTTCCCGAGTTTCGCGCGCGACTACGAAACCGTGCTCGCCCGGCTTCCCGAGGCGGCAGCGCTCTGGCCCCACGCACACATGCTCTGA
- a CDS encoding PaaI family thioesterase gives MALKFTILEMEAYLAEVFPQVDGMFGIDRMDEALLVMRLHVSDSHLRPGGTVSGPSMFALADVAAYVATLARIGRQALTVTTHCSIDFMRKPVSGADMLAEARVLKMGRSLSVTDVLLFSEGSDKPVAHASLTYSIPPVPVG, from the coding sequence ATGGCGCTGAAGTTCACGATACTCGAGATGGAGGCCTATCTTGCCGAGGTCTTTCCGCAGGTCGACGGCATGTTCGGGATCGACCGCATGGACGAGGCCCTGCTGGTGATGCGGCTGCATGTCTCGGACAGCCACTTGCGGCCCGGCGGCACGGTCTCGGGGCCGTCGATGTTCGCGCTGGCGGATGTTGCGGCCTATGTCGCGACGCTGGCGCGGATCGGCAGGCAGGCACTGACGGTCACGACCCATTGCTCGATCGACTTCATGCGCAAGCCGGTATCGGGTGCCGACATGCTGGCCGAGGCGCGGGTGCTGAAGATGGGCCGAAGCCTGAGCGTGACCGACGTGCTGCTGTTCTCGGAAGGCTCCGACAAGCCGGTCGCCCATGCCTCGCTGACCTATTCGATCCCGCCGGTGCCGGTGGGCTAG
- a CDS encoding enoyl-CoA hydratase encodes MGILERHDKGAVAHLRLNAPERLNPLSDAMLAALQEQIEALREDRKIRAVVLSGAGKVFCAGHDLKEMQAGRQAEDGGRAYFADLFARCSSVMTGLQKLPQPVIAQVHGIATAAGCQLVASCDLAVAAEGTRFGVNGVNIGLFCSTPMVALTRNIAPKHAFEMLSTGRFADAEEACRMGLVNRVVPADGLETAAEELAETVAGKLGAAVKIGKEAFYAQAAMTTEEAYAYAGQVMVENMLWRDTEEGIAAFLEKRAPDWSQ; translated from the coding sequence ATGGGGATCCTGGAACGTCACGACAAAGGGGCGGTCGCGCACCTGCGCCTGAATGCGCCCGAGCGGCTCAACCCGCTCTCCGACGCGATGCTGGCCGCATTGCAGGAGCAGATCGAGGCACTGCGCGAAGACCGAAAGATCCGCGCCGTGGTGCTCTCGGGCGCGGGCAAGGTGTTCTGCGCCGGGCACGACCTCAAGGAGATGCAGGCGGGCCGACAGGCCGAGGACGGCGGCCGCGCCTATTTCGCGGACCTCTTCGCCCGCTGCTCTTCGGTGATGACCGGCCTCCAGAAGCTGCCGCAGCCGGTAATCGCGCAGGTGCACGGGATTGCCACCGCCGCCGGTTGCCAACTCGTCGCCTCCTGCGATCTCGCGGTAGCGGCCGAAGGCACGCGCTTCGGCGTCAACGGCGTGAACATCGGGCTCTTCTGCTCGACGCCGATGGTGGCGCTCACCCGAAACATCGCACCGAAACACGCCTTCGAGATGCTCTCGACCGGTCGTTTCGCCGACGCCGAGGAGGCCTGCCGCATGGGTCTCGTGAACCGGGTCGTGCCGGCCGATGGGCTCGAGACGGCGGCGGAGGAGCTTGCCGAGACCGTCGCGGGCAAGCTCGGCGCGGCGGTGAAGATCGGCAAGGAAGCGTTCTACGCGCAGGCTGCCATGACCACCGAAGAGGCCTACGCCTACGCGGGCCAGGTCATGGTCGAAAACATGCTCTGGCGCGACACCGAGGAAGGCATCGCGGCGTTTCTGGAAAAGCGCGCGCCCGACTGGTCGCAATAA
- a CDS encoding TetR/AcrR family transcriptional regulator, which yields MPKRGYHHGNLRQALVDAALVLIEQKGPTGFTLSETAKQAGVTPAAVYRHFGGREDLIAEAARQGYEIFADLMQYAYETGQPSALAALEATGRAYLAFARRHPGHYIAMFESGISVNHSPELAAVSTRARGVQERAAEELSQHIPPAKRPPPSMVSAHIWALSHGVVELFARNSPGTQSPFPPEALLESGIGIYLRGLGLIPPDA from the coding sequence ATGCCTAAACGCGGCTATCACCATGGCAACCTGCGGCAGGCGCTGGTCGATGCGGCCCTCGTGCTGATTGAGCAGAAGGGCCCCACGGGCTTCACCCTGTCCGAGACCGCCAAGCAGGCCGGCGTCACGCCCGCCGCCGTCTACCGGCATTTCGGCGGACGCGAGGACCTCATCGCCGAGGCCGCGCGGCAAGGCTACGAGATCTTCGCCGACCTCATGCAATACGCCTACGAGACCGGCCAACCCTCGGCGCTTGCCGCGCTGGAGGCCACAGGCCGCGCCTATCTCGCCTTCGCGCGTCGCCACCCCGGCCACTACATCGCGATGTTCGAAAGCGGCATCTCGGTGAACCATTCTCCCGAGCTCGCCGCCGTCTCCACCCGCGCCCGCGGCGTGCAGGAACGCGCCGCCGAGGAGCTCTCGCAACACATCCCGCCGGCCAAGCGGCCGCCGCCGTCGATGGTCTCGGCCCACATCTGGGCGCTGTCGCACGGCGTGGTCGAGCTTTTCGCCCGCAATTCGCCGGGCACGCAATCGCCCTTCCCGCCCGAAGCGCTCCTGGAAAGCGGCATCGGCATCTACCTTCGCGGCCTCGGTCTCATCCCGCCCGACGCCTGA
- the ppk2 gene encoding polyphosphate kinase 2 — MTLPFDGAISAFFDNDAPEDIRNTLRRADKDEILSASYPYSEEMGKKAYRREMDALQIELVKMQSWAKATGQRIAIVFEGRDAAGKGGTIKRFRENLNPRGARVVALSKPSDTEATQWYFQRYIDHLPSGGEIVFYDRSWYNRGVVEKVFGFCTEAQREHFFAQVPDFEKMLVEEGILLFKFWLNVGRAEQLRRFVAREQDPLKQWKLSSIDVEGLKLWHEYSAAMRETLSRSHSAEAPWTIIRSDDKRRARIAAIRHVLDHLDYSGKDEKAVGVPDPKIAGGPEIWDA, encoded by the coding sequence GTGACCCTTCCCTTCGATGGCGCGATCAGCGCCTTCTTCGACAACGATGCCCCCGAGGACATCCGCAACACCCTGCGGCGCGCCGACAAGGATGAAATCCTCTCGGCCTCCTATCCCTATTCCGAGGAAATGGGCAAAAAGGCCTACCGCCGCGAGATGGACGCGCTGCAGATCGAACTGGTCAAGATGCAGAGCTGGGCCAAGGCGACCGGCCAGCGCATCGCCATCGTCTTCGAGGGCCGCGACGCCGCCGGCAAGGGCGGCACCATCAAGCGCTTCCGCGAGAACCTCAACCCGCGCGGCGCCCGCGTCGTGGCGCTTTCGAAGCCGTCGGACACCGAGGCGACACAATGGTATTTCCAGCGCTATATCGACCACCTTCCGAGCGGCGGAGAAATCGTCTTCTACGACCGCAGCTGGTACAATCGCGGCGTCGTCGAGAAGGTCTTCGGCTTCTGCACCGAGGCGCAGCGCGAGCATTTCTTCGCGCAGGTGCCCGACTTCGAGAAGATGCTCGTCGAGGAAGGCATCCTGCTCTTCAAGTTCTGGCTGAACGTCGGCCGGGCCGAACAGCTCCGCCGCTTCGTCGCCCGCGAGCAGGATCCGCTCAAGCAGTGGAAGCTCAGCAGCATCGACGTCGAGGGCCTGAAGCTCTGGCACGAATACAGCGCAGCCATGCGCGAGACCCTGTCCCGCTCGCACAGCGCCGAGGCCCCCTGGACCATCATCCGCTCCGATGACAAGCGCCGGGCACGGATCGCAGCGATCCGGCACGTGCTCGACCATCTCGACTATTCCGGAAAGGACGAGAAGGCAGTCGGCGTGCCCGACCCGAAGATCGCCGGCGGTCCCGAGATCTGGGATGCCTAA
- a CDS encoding alpha-amylase family glycosyl hydrolase, whose protein sequence is MTEVPDMNPKRYLKKDPDWWRGAVIYQIYPRSFQDSNGDGVGDLLGIAQRLPYVASLGVDAVWISPFFRSPMHDFGYDVSDYCDVDPMFGSLADFDVVIETAHMLGLKVLMDLVISHSSIEHPWFKESRSSKDNPRANWYVWADAKPDGTPPNNWLSIFGGSSWQWDPTRCQYYLHNFLSDQPDMNFHEPALQDALLDVAKFWLDHGVDGFRLDTVNFYTHDKELRDNPALAPEERNPITAPAVNPYTWQNHLYDKTQPENLDFLARLRTLMNRYDAAAVGEIGEDQRGLEVLGDYTRGDKYLHMSYAFELLSDHAPTAPYIKTVMDDMEEKAPGGWACWAFSNHDVVRHISRWNISEQAARLYMTLMMCLRGSACLYQGEELGLPEAEVAFEDLQDPYGKRFWPAFKGRDGSRTPMVWEPDTLNGGFSESMRPWLPISHAHLGRTVATQEKDPLAILHHYRRAISFRHNHPALMKGEISEVKCIGTVLTFHRCLDDEELFCGFNIGDEPVTIDAPEGRWHQVGGELGSAGPLPDGKLHFGRWQPVLALKM, encoded by the coding sequence ATGACCGAAGTGCCGGACATGAACCCGAAACGATACCTCAAGAAAGACCCGGATTGGTGGCGCGGAGCGGTGATCTACCAGATTTACCCGCGTAGTTTCCAGGACAGCAACGGTGACGGCGTCGGCGACCTGCTGGGCATCGCCCAGAGGCTTCCCTACGTCGCCTCGCTGGGCGTCGACGCAGTCTGGATCTCGCCGTTCTTCCGCTCGCCCATGCATGACTTCGGTTACGACGTCAGCGACTATTGCGACGTCGACCCGATGTTCGGCAGCCTGGCGGACTTCGACGTCGTGATCGAGACCGCGCACATGCTGGGTCTCAAGGTGCTCATGGACCTCGTGATCTCGCACAGTTCGATCGAGCACCCTTGGTTCAAGGAAAGCCGCTCGTCGAAGGACAATCCGCGCGCGAACTGGTATGTCTGGGCCGACGCCAAGCCGGACGGAACGCCGCCCAACAACTGGTTGTCGATCTTCGGCGGATCGTCCTGGCAATGGGACCCGACCCGGTGCCAGTACTACCTGCACAACTTCCTGTCCGACCAACCGGACATGAACTTCCACGAGCCCGCCCTGCAGGACGCGCTGCTCGACGTGGCGAAGTTCTGGCTGGACCACGGTGTGGACGGTTTCCGGCTCGACACGGTGAACTTCTACACCCACGACAAGGAATTGCGCGACAACCCGGCACTTGCCCCGGAAGAGCGCAATCCGATCACCGCACCGGCGGTGAACCCCTACACCTGGCAGAACCACCTCTACGACAAGACCCAGCCCGAGAACCTCGACTTTCTCGCGCGGCTGCGCACGCTGATGAACCGGTACGACGCCGCCGCCGTCGGCGAAATCGGCGAGGATCAACGCGGACTGGAGGTGCTGGGCGACTACACGCGGGGCGACAAGTACCTGCACATGTCCTATGCCTTCGAACTGCTGTCCGACCATGCGCCGACAGCGCCCTACATCAAGACCGTCATGGACGACATGGAGGAGAAGGCGCCGGGCGGCTGGGCCTGCTGGGCCTTCTCGAACCACGACGTGGTGCGCCACATCAGCCGCTGGAACATCAGCGAGCAAGCGGCCCGGCTCTACATGACGCTGATGATGTGCCTGCGCGGATCGGCCTGCCTCTACCAGGGGGAGGAGTTGGGCCTGCCCGAGGCAGAGGTGGCCTTCGAGGATCTGCAGGACCCCTACGGCAAACGCTTCTGGCCGGCGTTCAAGGGCCGCGACGGGTCGCGCACGCCGATGGTCTGGGAGCCGGACACGCTCAACGGCGGCTTCAGCGAGAGCATGCGGCCATGGTTGCCGATCAGCCACGCGCATCTCGGCCGCACGGTGGCGACGCAGGAAAAGGATCCGCTGGCGATCCTGCACCATTACCGCCGGGCGATCTCGTTCCGGCACAATCATCCGGCGCTGATGAAGGGGGAGATCAGCGAGGTGAAATGCATCGGCACGGTGCTGACCTTCCATCGCTGTCTCGATGACGAGGAGCTGTTCTGCGGCTTCAACATCGGTGACGAGCCGGTGACGATCGACGCGCCCGAGGGGCGCTGGCACCAGGTGGGCGGAGAGCTGGGGTCGGCCGGGCCGCTGCCGGACGGCAAGCTGCATTTCGGGCGCTGGCAGCCCGTGCTGGCACTGAAGATGTGA
- a CDS encoding ABC transporter ATP-binding protein, whose product MADLKLSDVGKTYGGAVEVLKHIDLDIKAGELIVFVGPSGCGKSTLLRMIAGLEKISAGTLEIDGQRVNDVPPAQRGIAMVFQSYALYPHMTVRDNMAFALQIAKKSKEEIEESVQRAAKMLQLTDYLDRLPKALSGGQRQRVAIGRAIVRDPKVYLFDEPLSNLDAALRVATRIEIAQLKEKMPDRTMIYVTHDQVEAMTLADRIVVLANKGIAQVGSPLELYETPNSEFVAQFIGSPAMNLMPGEITGTGERTTVKLEQGGTAVSEVPTRETDRGLKVNVGIRPEDFVMAEGEAAYSGTVALTEALGEVTLLHFEPETGAPEGLVAKLPGIHRGLRGTEVRLGAEPSKVHLFANGQSLRYR is encoded by the coding sequence ATGGCCGATCTGAAACTGAGCGATGTAGGCAAGACCTACGGCGGCGCGGTCGAGGTGCTCAAGCACATCGACCTCGACATCAAGGCGGGCGAGCTGATCGTCTTCGTGGGACCCTCGGGCTGCGGCAAGTCCACGCTGCTGCGGATGATCGCGGGGCTCGAGAAGATCTCGGCGGGCACGCTCGAGATCGACGGGCAGCGCGTCAACGACGTGCCGCCGGCGCAGCGTGGCATCGCCATGGTGTTCCAGAGCTACGCGCTTTATCCGCACATGACGGTGCGCGACAACATGGCCTTTGCGTTGCAGATCGCGAAGAAGTCGAAGGAGGAGATCGAGGAGTCGGTGCAGCGGGCGGCGAAGATGCTGCAACTTACCGATTACCTCGACCGCCTGCCGAAGGCGCTGTCGGGCGGTCAGCGCCAGCGGGTCGCCATCGGCCGGGCCATCGTGCGCGATCCCAAGGTCTACCTCTTCGACGAGCCGCTCTCGAACCTCGACGCGGCGCTGCGCGTGGCGACCAGGATCGAGATCGCGCAGCTCAAGGAGAAGATGCCCGACCGCACGATGATCTACGTCACCCACGACCAGGTCGAGGCGATGACGCTCGCCGACCGGATCGTGGTGCTGGCCAACAAGGGGATCGCGCAGGTGGGCTCGCCGCTCGAGCTCTACGAGACGCCGAACTCGGAGTTCGTGGCGCAGTTCATCGGCTCGCCTGCCATGAACCTGATGCCCGGCGAGATCACCGGCACCGGCGAGCGCACGACGGTGAAGCTCGAGCAGGGCGGCACGGCGGTCTCCGAGGTGCCGACCAGGGAGACGGACCGGGGGCTGAAGGTCAATGTCGGCATCCGGCCGGAGGATTTCGTGATGGCCGAAGGCGAGGCCGCCTACAGCGGCACCGTCGCGTTGACCGAGGCGCTCGGCGAGGTGACGCTGCTCCACTTCGAACCGGAGACCGGCGCCCCCGAGGGGCTGGTCGCGAAGCTGCCGGGCATCCACCGCGGTCTGCGCGGCACCGAGGTGCGGCTGGGTGCGGAGCCGTCGAAGGTGCATCTTTTCGCGAACGGGCAGTCGTTGCGCTACCGCTAG
- the uvrA gene encoding excinuclease ABC subunit UvrA, producing the protein MPELKQIEVRGAREHNLKSIDVDIPRDELVVITGLSGSGKSSLAFDTIYAEGQRRYVESLSAYARQFLDMMEKPDVDQISGLSPAISIEQKTTSKNPRSTVGTVTEIYDYLRLLFARVGTPYSPATGLPIEAQQVQDMVDRVMALEEGTRGYLLAPMIRDRKGEYKKEMLELRKQGFQRVKVDGQFYELDEPPTLDKKFRHDIDVVVDRIVVREGLETRLADSFRTALDLADGIAVLETAPREGEGEPERITFSEKFACPVSGFTIPEIEPRLFSFNAPFGACPECDGLGVELFFDERLVVPDATLKVSDGAIAPWRKGKSPYFLQTIESIAKHYEFNRNERWKDLPKHVQQVFLHGSGDEEIQFRYDEGGRVYQVSRVFEGVIPNMERRYRETDSSWVREEFERYQNNRPCGTCGGYRLREEALAVRIGDLHIGQVVEMSIKEAYAWIDTVPGALTNQKNEIARAILKEIRERLGFLNNVGLEYLTMSRAAGTLSGGESQRIRLASQIGSGLTGVLYVLDEPSIGLHQRDNDRLIGTLKSLRDQGNTVIVVEHDEDMIRQADYVFDIGPGAGVHGGQVVSHGTPQAIADDPASLTGQYLAGTREIAVPKTRRKGNRKKLKVVKATGNNLKEVTADFPLGKFICVTGVSGGGKSTLTIETLYKNAAMKLNGARETPAPCETIRGFEHLDKVIDIDQRPIGRTPRSNPATYTGAFTPIRDWFAGLPEAKARGYKPGRFSFNVKGGRCEACQGDGVIKIEMHFLPDVYVECETCKGARYNRETLEIKFKGKSIADVLDMTVEEAQDFFQAVPSIREKMDALMRVGLGYVKVGQQATTLSGGEAQRVKLSKELAKRSTGRTLYILDEPTTGLHFEDVRKLLEVLHELVEAGNTVVVIEHNLDVIKTADHIIDIGPEGGDGGGEIVAVGTPEEVAEVARSHTGHYLKPMLTSGKVAAE; encoded by the coding sequence ATGCCCGAGCTGAAGCAGATCGAAGTGCGCGGCGCGCGCGAACACAACCTGAAATCCATCGACGTGGACATTCCCCGCGACGAGCTGGTGGTGATCACCGGCCTGTCGGGCTCGGGGAAGTCCTCGCTTGCCTTCGACACGATCTATGCCGAGGGACAGCGCCGCTACGTCGAGAGCCTGTCGGCCTACGCGCGGCAGTTCCTCGACATGATGGAGAAGCCCGACGTCGACCAGATCTCGGGTCTCTCCCCGGCGATCTCGATCGAGCAGAAGACGACCTCGAAGAACCCGCGCTCGACCGTGGGCACGGTGACGGAGATCTACGATTATCTCCGCCTGCTCTTCGCCCGGGTCGGCACGCCCTATTCGCCGGCAACCGGCCTGCCGATCGAGGCGCAGCAGGTGCAGGACATGGTCGACCGGGTGATGGCCCTCGAGGAGGGGACACGCGGCTACTTGCTCGCGCCGATGATCCGCGACCGGAAGGGCGAGTACAAGAAAGAGATGCTGGAGCTGCGCAAGCAGGGATTCCAGCGGGTCAAGGTCGACGGGCAGTTCTACGAGCTCGACGAGCCGCCGACGCTCGACAAGAAATTCCGCCACGACATCGACGTGGTGGTCGACCGGATCGTCGTGCGCGAGGGGCTGGAGACGCGGCTTGCAGACAGTTTCCGCACGGCGCTCGACCTTGCCGACGGGATCGCGGTGCTGGAAACGGCCCCGCGCGAGGGCGAAGGCGAGCCGGAGCGCATCACCTTCTCCGAGAAATTCGCCTGCCCGGTGAGCGGCTTCACCATCCCCGAGATCGAGCCGCGGCTGTTCTCGTTCAACGCGCCCTTCGGGGCCTGCCCGGAGTGCGACGGCCTCGGGGTCGAACTGTTCTTCGACGAGCGGCTGGTGGTGCCTGACGCGACGCTCAAGGTTTCGGACGGGGCCATCGCGCCGTGGCGCAAGGGCAAGTCGCCGTATTTTCTTCAGACCATCGAGAGCATCGCGAAGCACTACGAGTTCAACCGCAACGAGCGCTGGAAGGATCTGCCGAAGCACGTTCAGCAGGTCTTCCTGCACGGCTCGGGCGACGAGGAGATCCAGTTCCGCTACGACGAGGGTGGTCGCGTCTACCAGGTCAGCCGGGTGTTCGAGGGCGTGATCCCCAACATGGAGCGGCGCTACCGCGAGACGGACTCGAGCTGGGTGCGCGAGGAATTCGAGCGCTACCAGAACAACCGGCCCTGCGGGACCTGCGGTGGCTACCGGCTGCGCGAGGAAGCGCTGGCGGTGCGCATCGGCGATCTGCACATCGGCCAGGTGGTCGAGATGTCGATCAAGGAAGCCTACGCCTGGATCGACACGGTGCCCGGCGCGCTGACCAACCAGAAGAACGAGATCGCCCGCGCCATCCTCAAGGAGATCCGCGAGCGGCTTGGGTTCCTCAACAACGTCGGGCTCGAGTATCTCACCATGTCGCGGGCGGCCGGCACGCTGTCGGGCGGCGAGAGCCAGCGCATCCGGCTGGCCTCCCAGATCGGCTCGGGGCTGACGGGGGTGCTCTACGTCCTCGACGAGCCGTCGATCGGCCTGCACCAGCGCGACAACGACCGGCTGATCGGCACGCTGAAATCGCTGCGCGACCAGGGCAACACGGTGATCGTGGTCGAGCATGACGAGGACATGATCCGCCAGGCCGACTATGTCTTCGATATCGGCCCCGGGGCCGGGGTGCATGGCGGGCAGGTGGTGAGCCACGGCACGCCGCAGGCCATTGCCGACGACCCGGCGAGCCTCACCGGCCAGTATCTTGCCGGCACGCGCGAGATCGCGGTGCCGAAGACGCGCCGCAAGGGCAACCGCAAGAAGCTCAAGGTCGTGAAGGCCACCGGCAACAACCTCAAGGAGGTGACCGCCGACTTCCCTCTCGGCAAGTTCATCTGCGTGACCGGCGTTTCGGGCGGCGGCAAGTCGACCCTGACCATCGAGACGCTCTACAAGAACGCCGCGATGAAGCTCAACGGCGCGCGCGAGACGCCTGCGCCCTGCGAGACGATCCGCGGCTTCGAGCATCTCGACAAGGTCATCGACATCGACCAGCGGCCGATCGGCCGCACGCCGCGCTCGAACCCGGCGACCTACACCGGGGCCTTCACGCCGATCCGCGACTGGTTCGCGGGGCTGCCCGAGGCCAAGGCGCGCGGCTACAAGCCCGGGCGGTTCTCGTTCAACGTGAAGGGCGGCCGCTGCGAGGCCTGCCAGGGCGACGGTGTCATCAAGATCGAGATGCACTTCCTGCCCGACGTCTACGTCGAGTGCGAGACCTGCAAGGGCGCGCGCTACAACCGCGAGACGCTCGAGATCAAGTTCAAGGGCAAGTCCATCGCCGATGTGCTCGACATGACCGTCGAGGAGGCGCAGGACTTCTTCCAGGCGGTTCCGAGCATCCGCGAGAAGATGGATGCGCTGATGCGCGTGGGGCTGGGCTACGTGAAGGTGGGCCAGCAGGCGACGACCCTCTCGGGCGGCGAGGCGCAGCGGGTGAAATTGTCCAAGGAGCTGGCGAAACGCTCGACCGGGCGGACGCTCTATATCCTCGACGAGCCGACCACCGGCCTGCACTTCGAGGACGTCCGCAAGCTGCTCGAGGTGCTGCACGAGCTGGTCGAGGCCGGCAACACGGTGGTGGTGATCGAGCACAACCTCGACGTCATCAAGACCGCGGACCACATCATCGACATCGGCCCCGAGGGCGGTGACGGCGGTGGCGAAATCGTTGCCGTGGGCACCCCGGAAGAAGTGGCCGAGGTCGCGCGGTCGCATACGGGGCATTACCTGAAGCCGATGCTGACCTCGGGCAAGGTGGCCGCCGAGTAG
- a CDS encoding alpha/beta fold hydrolase gives MRKALFSLLLIIATSCGVTDRQAGQTVAEAREAYPPEGRFLEIDGHRVHYVEKGSGPALVLIHGASGNLRDWTFDAVDRLSGRYRVIAFDRPGMGYTPRIDRDGASIYEQAALLSDAADQLGATRPIVLGHSYGGAVALAWATRHPSDLSALVLVSAASQTWDTDLPFFYRLTSGPLAAIANPAISAFAGEERVQDAIAGVFAPQPVPAGYADHIGAELALRPATLRENALQRASLKAEIARMVPQYPQLDLPVEMLHGDADTTVGLQIHSVPTARQIPNANLVVLPGIGHAAQHAAAAEMGAAIDRAAARAGLR, from the coding sequence ATGCGCAAGGCCCTGTTTTCCCTTCTCCTTATCATCGCCACCTCCTGCGGGGTGACGGATCGGCAGGCCGGGCAAACCGTGGCTGAAGCCCGGGAAGCCTATCCGCCCGAGGGGCGTTTTCTCGAGATCGATGGCCACCGCGTGCACTACGTCGAGAAGGGCTCGGGCCCGGCGCTGGTGCTGATCCACGGCGCCAGCGGAAATCTCCGGGACTGGACCTTCGACGCGGTCGACCGGCTGTCCGGGCGCTACCGGGTCATCGCCTTCGACCGGCCCGGCATGGGCTACACGCCGCGCATAGACCGCGACGGCGCCTCGATCTACGAGCAGGCGGCGCTGCTGTCCGATGCCGCGGATCAGCTCGGCGCCACCCGGCCCATCGTGCTCGGCCATTCCTACGGCGGCGCGGTGGCGCTCGCCTGGGCCACGCGACACCCGTCGGATCTCTCGGCGCTGGTGCTGGTCTCGGCGGCCTCGCAGACCTGGGACACCGATCTGCCGTTCTTCTACCGGCTGACCTCGGGCCCGCTCGCCGCCATTGCAAACCCTGCGATTTCGGCCTTTGCCGGCGAAGAGCGCGTGCAGGACGCCATCGCCGGCGTCTTCGCGCCGCAGCCGGTGCCTGCAGGCTACGCCGATCACATCGGCGCCGAGCTTGCCCTGCGCCCCGCAACCCTGCGCGAAAACGCCCTGCAGCGCGCGAGCCTCAAGGCCGAGATCGCCCGGATGGTGCCGCAATATCCACAGCTCGACCTGCCGGTCGAGATGCTTCACGGCGATGCCGACACCACCGTCGGGCTGCAGATCCACTCGGTGCCGACGGCACGCCAGATCCCCAACGCGAACCTCGTGGTACTGCCCGGGATCGGCCACGCCGCGCAGCACGCGGCGGCCGCCGAAATGGGCGCCGCGATCGACCGCGCCGCTGCGCGCGCGGGTTTGCGTTAA
- a CDS encoding rhodanese-like domain-containing protein → MFAFLSRHRPTEMTARDAVDKSRDGDVVVLDIRDGAEVAATGKAKGALHVPMAPLAMRCDPRSPEYLPELGTGKPIALYCASGARSAMAAKTLRRFGHGDVHNIGGLAHWQRAGGQIER, encoded by the coding sequence ATGTTCGCCTTCCTCTCCCGCCACCGACCCACCGAGATGACCGCCCGCGATGCCGTCGACAAATCGCGGGACGGCGACGTCGTGGTCCTCGACATCCGCGATGGCGCCGAGGTCGCCGCGACCGGCAAGGCAAAGGGTGCGCTGCACGTGCCCATGGCGCCCCTCGCCATGCGCTGCGATCCCCGCAGTCCGGAGTACCTGCCAGAGCTCGGCACCGGCAAGCCGATCGCGCTCTACTGCGCCAGCGGCGCCCGCTCCGCCATGGCCGCCAAGACATTGCGCCGCTTCGGTCACGGCGATGTCCACAACATCGGCGGCCTCGCGCACTGGCAGCGCGCCGGCGGTCAAATCGAGCGCTGA
- a CDS encoding YgaP family membrane protein, with protein sequence MFAKNVGGIDKVVRIVVGALLVLAFFLTDGPYSWLYLLGIIPLVTGLLGTCPIYSVFGINTCSIGK encoded by the coding sequence ATGTTTGCCAAGAACGTCGGAGGCATCGACAAGGTCGTCCGCATCGTCGTCGGTGCGCTTCTCGTGCTCGCCTTCTTCCTGACCGACGGCCCCTACAGCTGGCTCTACCTGCTCGGCATCATTCCGCTGGTGACGGGGCTTCTCGGAACATGCCCGATTTATTCGGTTTTCGGCATAAATACCTGTTCGATCGGCAAATGA